One stretch of Candidatus Binataceae bacterium DNA includes these proteins:
- a CDS encoding aspartate aminotransferase family protein — protein MSWSGSVKAKLEQERQEGAGAGDYAAHVNPQWVRLLDALGMNVRYLRCRGAELECADGRRVLDFLSGYGVHNAGHNHPRIVAALRTELAAEGPAMLQSHVPELAAALAARLCQRAAGRVNKVFFCSSGSEGIEAALKFARACTGRTGILYAHKAFHGLTYGALSLMSDPFWNAGFGPLLPGALALPFGDLPQLAHQLATKAFAALVLEPIQGEGGVVLPPQDYLIRAQELCRRYGTLLILDEVQTGLYRTGPFLAAHHFGVEPDMVVLAKALSGGLVPSAAVLMSELVYKRVYSSLQRALIHTSTYSENALAMRAGLATLEVLEDEQAGARALQLGEQLRAQLRQRLAGFEMVGEVRGLGLMNAVEFRPPRRLRLRVPFEAFRRIHPAMFGQVLVMRMFREHDILCQICGNNFMALKVLPPLTIEPRQMERFVAALGNVVELMHSRASYWSEALAMAGRVTNIL, from the coding sequence ATGAGTTGGTCAGGGTCCGTTAAGGCGAAGCTCGAGCAAGAGCGGCAGGAGGGCGCGGGCGCGGGCGATTACGCCGCCCACGTCAATCCGCAATGGGTGCGGCTGCTCGACGCCCTGGGCATGAATGTGCGCTACCTGCGATGCCGCGGCGCGGAGCTGGAATGCGCCGACGGCCGCCGCGTCCTGGATTTCCTTTCCGGCTATGGAGTGCACAATGCCGGCCACAACCATCCGCGAATTGTCGCCGCGCTGCGGACCGAACTGGCCGCCGAAGGGCCGGCGATGCTGCAAAGCCATGTTCCCGAATTGGCCGCGGCGTTGGCGGCACGGCTGTGTCAACGCGCCGCCGGGCGGGTCAATAAGGTCTTTTTCTGCAGCTCGGGTAGCGAGGGCATCGAAGCAGCGCTGAAATTCGCCCGAGCTTGTACCGGCCGCACGGGTATTCTTTACGCTCACAAGGCTTTTCACGGCCTGACCTACGGTGCGCTTTCGCTGATGTCCGATCCATTCTGGAACGCCGGCTTCGGTCCGCTGCTCCCGGGTGCCCTCGCGCTACCCTTCGGCGACCTCCCCCAATTGGCTCACCAGCTCGCCACTAAGGCCTTCGCCGCCCTGGTCCTGGAGCCGATTCAAGGCGAAGGTGGGGTGGTCTTACCGCCCCAGGATTACCTGATCCGCGCGCAGGAACTGTGCCGGCGCTATGGCACCCTATTGATCTTGGACGAGGTTCAAACCGGACTATATCGAACCGGTCCATTCCTGGCCGCCCATCACTTTGGCGTCGAACCCGATATGGTGGTGCTGGCCAAGGCGCTCAGCGGCGGCTTGGTGCCTTCGGCCGCAGTGCTGATGAGCGAGCTAGTTTACAAACGCGTGTACAGCTCGCTGCAACGCGCTCTGATTCATACTTCGACCTACAGCGAAAACGCACTGGCCATGAGGGCAGGGCTGGCCACGCTGGAAGTGCTGGAGGACGAGCAGGCGGGTGCACGCGCGCTGCAATTGGGTGAGCAGTTGCGCGCGCAGCTGCGCCAGCGCTTGGCGGGCTTCGAGATGGTGGGTGAGGTACGCGGCCTGGGGCTGATGAACGCGGTCGAATTTCGCCCGCCCCGGCGCCTGCGCCTGCGGGTACCGTTCGAGGCCTTCCGGCGGATTCATCCCGCCATGTTTGGCCAGGTGTTGGTGATGCGCATGTTTCGCGAACACGACATTTTATGCCAGATATGTGGTAACAATTTCATGGCCCTGAAAGTCCTGCCACCCTTGACGATTGAGCCCCGCCAGATGGAGCGCTTTGTCGCGGCGCTCGGCAATGTGGTCGAGCTGATGCACTCGCGAGCCAGCTACTGGAGCGAAGCCTTGGCGATGGCAGGGCGGGTGACAAATATCCTATAG